In the Anastrepha obliqua isolate idAnaObli1 chromosome 1, idAnaObli1_1.0, whole genome shotgun sequence genome, one interval contains:
- the LOC129253536 gene encoding TLD domain-containing protein 2 isoform X13, protein MSTDDYRKASLFATGSFDLDFPIPDLIGTTEILTEEHREKLCGHLPARAEGYSWSLIFSTSQHGFSLNSLYRKMQKLESPILIVIQDTDNNVFGALTSCSLHVSDHFYGTGESLLYKFNPSFKVFHWTGENLYFIKGNMESLSIGAGDGRFGLWLDGDLNQGRSQSCSTYGNEPLAPQEDFVIKTLECWAFV, encoded by the exons ATGAGCACAGATGATTACCGCAAGGCGTCATTATTTGCTACCGGTTCCTTTGACCTGGATTTCCCCATACCAGACCTAATTGGCACAACAGAAATCCTCACAGAAGAGCATCG tGAAAAACTTTGTGGACACCTACCTGCACGTGCTGAAGGCTATTCGTGGTCATTGATTTTCAGCACATCCCAGCATGGCTTCTCGCTGAATTCGCTCTACCGAAAGATGCAGAAACTCGAAAGTCCAATCCTAATTGTCATACAGGATACAGATAATAAT GTGTTTGGCGCATTAACGTCCTGCTCCCTGCACGTCTCCGACCACTTTTACGGCACCGGTGAATCgctattatacaaatttaatccCAGCTTTAAAGTGTTCCATTGGACCGGCGAgaatttatatttcattaaagGCAATATGGAGAGTTTGTCAATTGGTGCTGGAGA TGGTCGATTTGGTCTTTGGCTGGACGGTGACCTCAATCAGGGACGATCACAATCCTGCAGCACATACGGGAATGAGCCACTCGCACCGCAAGAAGACTTTGTTATCAAAACACTCGAATGCTGggcatttgtttaa
- the LOC129253536 gene encoding TLD domain-containing protein 2 isoform X14, translating into MAHNKNVLSMSTDDYRKASLFATGSFDLDFPIPDLIGTTEILTEEHREKLCGHLPARAEGYSWSLIFSTSQHGFSLNSLYRKMQKLESPILIVIQDTDNNVFGALTSCSLHVSDHFYGTGESLLYKFNPSFKVFHWTGENLYFIKGNMESLSIGAGDGRFGLWLDGDLNQGRSQSCSTYGNEPLAPQEDFVIKTLECWAFV; encoded by the exons GTGTTGTCTATGAGCACAGATGATTACCGCAAGGCGTCATTATTTGCTACCGGTTCCTTTGACCTGGATTTCCCCATACCAGACCTAATTGGCACAACAGAAATCCTCACAGAAGAGCATCG tGAAAAACTTTGTGGACACCTACCTGCACGTGCTGAAGGCTATTCGTGGTCATTGATTTTCAGCACATCCCAGCATGGCTTCTCGCTGAATTCGCTCTACCGAAAGATGCAGAAACTCGAAAGTCCAATCCTAATTGTCATACAGGATACAGATAATAAT GTGTTTGGCGCATTAACGTCCTGCTCCCTGCACGTCTCCGACCACTTTTACGGCACCGGTGAATCgctattatacaaatttaatccCAGCTTTAAAGTGTTCCATTGGACCGGCGAgaatttatatttcattaaagGCAATATGGAGAGTTTGTCAATTGGTGCTGGAGA TGGTCGATTTGGTCTTTGGCTGGACGGTGACCTCAATCAGGGACGATCACAATCCTGCAGCACATACGGGAATGAGCCACTCGCACCGCAAGAAGACTTTGTTATCAAAACACTCGAATGCTGggcatttgtttaa
- the LOC129253536 gene encoding TLD domain-containing protein 2 isoform X12 yields the protein MCELVLNPALRREVLSMSTDDYRKASLFATGSFDLDFPIPDLIGTTEILTEEHREKLCGHLPARAEGYSWSLIFSTSQHGFSLNSLYRKMQKLESPILIVIQDTDNNVFGALTSCSLHVSDHFYGTGESLLYKFNPSFKVFHWTGENLYFIKGNMESLSIGAGDGRFGLWLDGDLNQGRSQSCSTYGNEPLAPQEDFVIKTLECWAFV from the exons GTGTTGTCTATGAGCACAGATGATTACCGCAAGGCGTCATTATTTGCTACCGGTTCCTTTGACCTGGATTTCCCCATACCAGACCTAATTGGCACAACAGAAATCCTCACAGAAGAGCATCG tGAAAAACTTTGTGGACACCTACCTGCACGTGCTGAAGGCTATTCGTGGTCATTGATTTTCAGCACATCCCAGCATGGCTTCTCGCTGAATTCGCTCTACCGAAAGATGCAGAAACTCGAAAGTCCAATCCTAATTGTCATACAGGATACAGATAATAAT GTGTTTGGCGCATTAACGTCCTGCTCCCTGCACGTCTCCGACCACTTTTACGGCACCGGTGAATCgctattatacaaatttaatccCAGCTTTAAAGTGTTCCATTGGACCGGCGAgaatttatatttcattaaagGCAATATGGAGAGTTTGTCAATTGGTGCTGGAGA TGGTCGATTTGGTCTTTGGCTGGACGGTGACCTCAATCAGGGACGATCACAATCCTGCAGCACATACGGGAATGAGCCACTCGCACCGCAAGAAGACTTTGTTATCAAAACACTCGAATGCTGggcatttgtttaa